The Catenulispora sp. MAP5-51 genomic interval GGCGACCCCGCCGGTCCCGGCGATCAGGCCGCCCACAACCTTGTCGACGCTTCCGGGGACCGCGGCGTTTCCACCGAAGATCTCGGCGCGGGTGAACTGGCCGGCGTCCTGGTTCAGCCACTGGGCCGCGACGGCCGGCACGCCGGCCTTCGGGTCCACCAGCAGCAGCGGGCCGTCCTCGGTGCCCATCTCGGCGCCGCCGGACAGGGCGTCGGCCCAGTTCATCCCGGTGGCCAGGCCCGCGGAGTTCGCCGAGCCGAAGAAGTAGCGCGCGACGAAGGCCGAGGTCTGGTACCGGTCGTTGCCCCACAGGCCCAGGAACGAGCCGCCCTGCGAGCCCGCGGGGATCCAGTGCGATCCGAGCGCCGCCGAGGCCTGTCCGCCGATGCTGTCCAACTCGATGAAGTTCGCCGGCTTGGTGTGCCCGGGGTCCGAGTTCAGGTTGGTCCGGCCGAGCAGCGGGGCCAGGTACTGGACCGTCGGCTTCGGCATCACCGTGTTGTCGGTCAGCAGCACGACCGCGTTCTTGCCCTGGTGCGCGTCGATCGCGCCGGCCGCGGCGCCGGCGGACAGCGCGTCGGGGAAGTTCTCGCCGGTGGCCACCAGGATGTAGTCCGGGACGGCGCCGGGGCCGGTGATGGTGTTCGCGATCGCCACCGCGGTCTCGAACCGGTCCCCGCCGGAGACCCGCTGCACCTTGTAGTGCAGTGCGGTCAGGGCGTTCGCCACGTTCGGGGACAGCGCCTGGATGCCGCCGAGCACGTAGACGGTCTTCGCGCCGTCGCCGGGGCCCAGCACGCGCTGGATCTCCGCCTTCACCGCCGGGTCCAGGCCCGCGGTCTGGGTCAGCAGCAGCGGGCCGCCGACCTTCGCGGCCAGCGCCGAGCCGCCGAGGGCGTCGGCGAACTGGTCGGAGCGGGTGAGCACGACCGCCTTGGCGGCCGCGCCCGGGGAGTTCGGGACGCCCGCGGAGGACCAGTGCGACTGGGAGACCTTGATGGCGGTGCCCAGACGGTCGGTGCCGGCGATGCGGGTCACGCTGTCCTGGACGGTCGGCCGGAACGCCGGCTGGCCGACGATCTTGGTGCCCGGGACGATCTCGGTGTACGCCGCGCTCTTCACGGCCGTGGCCGCCACCGACAGGGTGTCGACGTCCTTGCCGGTGCCGTCGAGCTGCTCGAAGACCAGGCCGTTGCCGCTCGGCGTCCAGGCCGGGTTCTCGAACCCGCCGCCGCCGGCCGTGACCTGGGTCAGGGTGCCGGCCGGGTTGCTCAGCGCGACCGTGTAGACGTTGGTGCCGGCCGGGCTCGCCGTGTTGGCGACGAAGGCGACGTGCGTGCCGTCGGCCGAGATCGAGGGGTCCCAGCCGGTCGCGATCGCCACCGGCGCCGCGCCGGTCGCGCGGTTCCACAGGTAGATCTGCGGGGACTTGCCCGGCGTGTTCACCTGGTACACCAGCAGCGAGCCCACCGAGTCGGGGTGGTAAAGGTCGCTGCCCGTCACATTCTGCAGGGTCTGGACGGTCGGCGCTCCGCCGCCGCCCGCCACGCCGCTGCCGTAGGCGCCCTGGATCCCGCTGCCATAGGCCCAGTTCAGGACGGAGTTCTTGCCGGGGACCGTCTCCGACCAGACCACCTTGGATCCGCCGTCGATCCACG includes:
- a CDS encoding cell wall-binding repeat-containing protein, which translates into the protein MSDSVLRRPLALTATLATSVAAAAGLIAPVANATTASPNGTANLTVSGGSTTAPSATSTVAGTKYALGFAPKAQNLAWAPTGARAAWIDPATNAVVAGVPGGASEVIAPAPGAGIVRSHPAWIDGGSKVVWSETVPGKNSVLNWAYGSGIQGAYGSGVAGGGGAPTVQTLQNVTGSDLYHPDSVGSLLVYQVNTPGKSPQIYLWNRATGAAPVAIATGWDPSISADGTHVAFVANTASPAGTNVYTVALSNPAGTLTQVTAGGGGFENPAWTPSGNGLVFEQLDGTGKDVDTLSVAATAVKSAAYTEIVPGTKIVGQPAFRPTVQDSVTRIAGTDRLGTAIKVSQSHWSSAGVPNSPGAAAKAVVLTRSDQFADALGGSALAAKVGGPLLLTQTAGLDPAVKAEIQRVLGPGDGAKTVYVLGGIQALSPNVANALTALHYKVQRVSGGDRFETAVAIANTITGPGAVPDYILVATGENFPDALSAGAAAGAIDAHQGKNAVVLLTDNTVMPKPTVQYLAPLLGRTNLNSDPGHTKPANFIELDSIGGQASAALGSHWIPAGSQGGSFLGLWGNDRYQTSAFVARYFFGSANSAGLATGMNWADALSGGAEMGTEDGPLLLVDPKAGVPAVAAQWLNQDAGQFTRAEIFGGNAAVPGSVDKVVGGLIAGTGGVAYASNPVG